A stretch of Paludisphaera borealis DNA encodes these proteins:
- a CDS encoding metallophosphoesterase family protein: MRIGILSDTHDQVARTRRAVSILTAAGAEALIHCGDLTIPEVVDELIGVPSTFVFGNCDYDQADLRRAMKRIGANYLGLGGLITLGDRRIAVTHGHSDAELRRLTDLEPDYLFSGHTHHRRDVREGKTRFINPGALYRASSWTVALLDLAADDLQTLTLTE, from the coding sequence ATGCGCATCGGCATCCTCTCCGACACCCACGATCAGGTTGCGCGAACCCGGCGGGCCGTCTCGATCTTGACCGCCGCCGGGGCCGAAGCCCTGATCCACTGCGGCGACCTCACTATCCCCGAGGTCGTCGACGAACTCATCGGCGTCCCTTCCACGTTCGTCTTCGGCAACTGCGACTACGACCAGGCGGACCTCCGCCGGGCCATGAAGCGGATCGGGGCGAACTACCTCGGCCTCGGCGGCCTGATCACCCTCGGCGACCGTCGAATCGCCGTCACCCACGGCCACTCCGACGCCGAGCTGCGCCGCTTGACCGACCTCGAACCCGACTACCTGTTCTCTGGCCACACCCACCACCGCCGCGACGTCCGCGAAGGCAAGACCCGGTTCATCAACCCCGGCGCTCTCTACCGCGCCTCGTCCTGGACCGTCGCCCTCCTCGACCTCGCCGCCGACGACCTCCAGACCCTCACCCTGACCGAATGA